Proteins encoded by one window of Tunturibacter psychrotolerans:
- a CDS encoding Zn-dependent hydrolase: protein MPVDPLRVISDLKELRALTGDADGAQRVAWTPAWLKAREWFQEKLKGLPLEHHYDAAGNSWTTLRGDSDRALILGSHLDSVPNGGWLDGCLGVLTGLEVTRGLVEDFDGRPPITIRLVDWADEEGARFGRSLFGSSAFAGTHTIEADRSRTDRDGVRLEDALLSCKINVEQIGRAAEERRNAAAYLELHIEQGPVLEGMGLPLGVVLGTKGVERHSITFHGQEAHSGSTPMSVRRDALAAAAKLALEIRPIARKHPDAVATMGSVKTFPGIVTAVVGRCEATLDMRDLDEKVLASMLRDARDASERFAKEEGCTVDWSRIWSIEPVPFDPQLIEFCEEAVRETSSVSHRLPSGPLHDAAEVARAGIPTVMMFTQSLAGLSHNKAEDTRIEDLTLAVQAFDRLARKTLRWLSEQGS from the coding sequence GTGCCTGTTGATCCGCTTCGAGTCATCTCTGATCTTAAGGAACTTCGTGCGTTGACGGGCGACGCCGACGGCGCTCAGCGAGTGGCGTGGACTCCAGCCTGGCTCAAGGCGCGAGAGTGGTTTCAGGAGAAACTGAAAGGCCTTCCGTTAGAACATCACTATGACGCTGCGGGAAATTCCTGGACTACCCTTCGGGGCGATTCAGATCGAGCTCTTATTCTTGGGAGTCATCTTGACTCTGTGCCGAATGGGGGTTGGTTGGATGGATGCCTTGGCGTGCTCACTGGACTCGAGGTGACGCGTGGCCTGGTAGAAGATTTTGACGGACGCCCGCCGATCACGATTCGGCTGGTTGACTGGGCTGATGAAGAAGGTGCGCGATTCGGTCGCAGCCTCTTCGGATCTTCCGCATTTGCAGGGACTCATACGATTGAAGCCGATCGCAGTCGGACGGATCGCGATGGCGTGCGGCTGGAGGATGCTCTTCTAAGCTGCAAGATTAATGTGGAGCAGATTGGGAGGGCTGCGGAGGAGCGGAGAAATGCTGCTGCGTATCTGGAGTTGCACATCGAGCAAGGGCCGGTGCTCGAGGGAATGGGTCTGCCATTGGGAGTTGTACTGGGAACCAAAGGGGTGGAGCGCCATTCCATCACGTTCCATGGGCAGGAGGCTCATTCTGGATCGACGCCGATGAGCGTACGACGGGATGCGCTGGCGGCTGCGGCTAAGCTGGCGCTTGAGATTCGTCCGATCGCGCGGAAACATCCTGATGCGGTCGCGACAATGGGAAGTGTGAAGACTTTTCCCGGGATTGTGACGGCTGTGGTGGGACGTTGCGAGGCTACGCTTGATATGCGTGACCTTGACGAGAAGGTGCTGGCTTCGATGTTGCGTGATGCTCGCGATGCCAGTGAGCGTTTCGCGAAGGAAGAAGGCTGCACTGTCGATTGGTCGAGGATTTGGAGTATTGAACCGGTCCCGTTTGATCCGCAGCTTATTGAGTTTTGTGAGGAGGCAGTCCGGGAGACGAGCAGCGTGTCTCATAGGCTGCCGTCCGGTCCGCTGCATGATGCTGCGGAGGTCGCGCGCGCTGGGATTCCGACCGTCATGATGTTTACTCAATCGCTTGCTGGGCTGAGCCACAATAAAGCGGAAGATACGAGGATCGAAGATTTGACGTTGGCTGTGCAGGCGTTCGATCGGCTTGCGAGAAAGACCTTGAGATGGTTGAGTGAGCAGGGATCATGA
- a CDS encoding ectonucleotide pyrophosphatase/phosphodiesterase, translating to MSIRLSILKALVFAVPLVPLAQNVQAESPQSSEGDKVVKIAGAPNTPRKQKKHYVVLVSLDGFRYDYPQKFGGPHIAELARTGATAPGGMLPSYPSITFPNHFTLVTGLNPEHHGIVGNVFYDSVRGETYSYRDPKTATDGSWYTGTPLWSLAEQQGMRAASFFWPGSEAIIAGERPDEYLHFDDGFDDQKRIDQVVAWLNLPPSERPHFITLYYSNTDHAGHTYGPDSPQEQEQVHHVDQLMGDLKARLDATHLPIDLIILADHGMIKTEGDWITLDQFADLSHFKTEGTLLYAESEADAQKAYESFRAHPDPRFTAYRRVEVPAYLHFNENSREGDPVIVPNGPYNIRSHESPRNPPAGEHGYDVTRMPEMKAIFVANGPDIRPGTKLASFQNVDVYDFIAKLLQLKPAANDGELKPLRPALK from the coding sequence TTGTCCATCCGCTTATCCATTCTCAAAGCTCTCGTCTTTGCCGTCCCGCTCGTTCCCTTGGCACAGAACGTTCAAGCCGAATCCCCCCAAAGCTCAGAAGGCGATAAAGTCGTAAAAATCGCCGGTGCACCCAATACGCCCAGAAAGCAGAAAAAGCACTATGTCGTTCTCGTCTCACTCGATGGCTTCCGCTACGACTATCCACAAAAGTTTGGCGGACCACATATCGCCGAACTAGCGCGCACCGGAGCAACCGCACCAGGGGGCATGCTGCCGTCCTACCCCTCCATCACCTTTCCGAACCACTTCACCCTCGTCACCGGTCTTAATCCCGAGCATCACGGAATTGTAGGCAACGTGTTTTACGATTCCGTTCGCGGCGAGACATATTCCTACCGAGACCCGAAGACCGCCACCGACGGAAGCTGGTACACAGGCACCCCGCTTTGGTCATTAGCCGAACAACAGGGAATGCGTGCCGCATCCTTCTTTTGGCCCGGCTCCGAAGCAATAATCGCAGGCGAACGGCCCGACGAATATCTCCACTTCGACGACGGCTTCGACGACCAGAAGCGTATCGATCAGGTAGTCGCCTGGCTCAACCTGCCTCCGTCGGAACGTCCGCACTTCATTACCCTCTACTACAGCAACACCGATCACGCCGGACACACCTATGGTCCTGACTCACCTCAAGAGCAGGAGCAGGTCCATCACGTCGATCAACTCATGGGTGATCTCAAAGCCAGACTCGACGCCACTCATCTCCCCATCGACCTCATCATCCTCGCCGATCACGGCATGATAAAGACGGAAGGCGACTGGATCACACTCGACCAATTCGCCGATCTCTCACACTTCAAAACCGAGGGCACGCTCCTCTACGCCGAGAGCGAAGCTGACGCCCAGAAAGCTTACGAGAGCTTTCGCGCTCACCCAGACCCGCGTTTCACCGCCTATCGTCGAGTCGAAGTTCCTGCCTATCTCCACTTCAACGAAAACTCACGCGAAGGCGATCCAGTTATCGTCCCCAACGGTCCCTACAACATTCGCAGCCATGAGAGCCCCCGCAACCCACCCGCAGGCGAACACGGCTATGACGTAACCCGAATGCCCGAGATGAAGGCGATCTTCGTCGCAAATGGTCCCGACATCCGCCCGGGAACGAAGCTCGCCAGCTTTCAAAACGTCGATGTCTATGACTTCATCGCAAAACTCCTACAGCTCAAACCCGCGGCCAACGACGGGGAATTGAAGCCACTGCGACCCGCTCTGAAGTGA
- a CDS encoding carboxypeptidase regulatory-like domain-containing protein gives MLLSKSSSSVVRTLVSTLTLAFLLSVSTLLHAATGGSISGTVTDQSGAIVMGAALKLVNIAQQTTYQAISDKQGFYIFPNLPVGHYDLIITASGFNTQRRADLTVDTDSAIRVNAALDIGTRSDVVTVTSEAGVQVETVATHLGEVVSGDQMTAIPLNGRSYTDLLAIQPGVAPVTTLLPSSVIMAGVTGSIDPSGDANPGTLSINGQRESSNGFMVNGINVEEPMNGGTAVIPNLDSIEEFRVLTTNFDPEYGNYNGGIITVVSKSGTNRLHGKAFEFFRNTNLDAKGYFDQTRASFDQNQYGGAIGGPIKRDKIFFFTDFQGAQTTQGVSTGNISVPTVSQRKGNFIDPSSSKSTLTGCVSGPYLASLLSQELGRTVTANDPYSAQSVCTPAGAASGPIVFPDGVIPQSAVSAPAKNLLQYIPSPNVTSNGVQNQFSSSAFSQTVRDDKGSVRIDGNSRFGQLSAYYFIDDYSLDNPYPGSVAGASVPGFDALFIGRAQLFSASDTKVIGANTVNEFHIGYLRNANIIGQPKGGLGVSLASQGFTDPANGGIFVQAPQFEGIENITFPTFVMGVPITNITQTNNTYYLSDGISRSVGSHTLKFGVQFHSDQVNEHPNATFNGTFNINGTETGDPYADFLLGTPSNFTQSSGQPFYLRNRYLGLYVQDSWRVRSDLTINAGLRWDLIEPWSEKYNQLQTYIPGEQSTLYPGAPEGFVVAGDPGVPSTIAPTSYKNFAPRIGFAYTPKFDQGFWSKIFGSSGQSSIRASYGLFYTAFPGLTAGIMYAVPPFGFNYLSPGPPLLATPFVTAATGVNNGQRFPFPFPSHNVSASNPDNTVNWANFTPIAADPFFYYRNRAPYTNNYMLSIQRQITGHTLLTVSYVGNQGHRILALVSANPGDPALCLSLPGCGPFGEDSTYTNSAGQTVQGTRVGQGPHYGENTADKSVASSNYNALETTVRYQHHGSQFLFSYTYAKSIDQGSSLGEQLNPIDPRQSRTISAWDLKHNFVASYTWALPLATLFRKSNRLTEEWSLSGVARFASGFPVTLFDNSDNSLLGTLGNGANNYLLDTPQYLPGALKINTNGRNGRPAFNTALFPGEQFGQLGNAKRRVFYGPGINNFDMALQKNLRFAEARSLEFRLESFNTFNHAQFYGPAAVDGQVEDTQNFGKIVSAAAPRLVQLAAKFSF, from the coding sequence GTGCTCTTATCGAAGTCAAGCAGCTCCGTCGTCAGAACACTTGTATCAACTCTGACGCTTGCCTTCCTCTTATCCGTCTCTACACTCCTGCACGCCGCAACCGGCGGCAGTATCTCCGGTACCGTCACGGATCAAAGCGGCGCCATCGTTATGGGCGCGGCGCTCAAGCTCGTCAACATCGCACAGCAGACAACATACCAGGCAATCTCCGACAAGCAGGGGTTCTACATATTTCCAAATCTGCCCGTCGGCCACTACGACCTCATCATCACCGCCTCCGGTTTCAACACACAGCGAAGAGCTGACCTTACTGTAGACACCGACTCCGCCATCCGCGTCAACGCTGCTCTCGATATCGGCACGCGGTCCGACGTCGTAACGGTCACGAGCGAAGCCGGCGTTCAAGTCGAGACCGTCGCAACCCATCTCGGTGAGGTAGTATCCGGCGATCAGATGACCGCCATCCCTCTGAACGGCCGCAGTTACACCGATCTGCTCGCCATCCAGCCAGGCGTCGCGCCCGTCACGACTCTTCTTCCCAGCTCCGTCATCATGGCCGGAGTCACCGGCAGCATCGACCCCTCCGGCGATGCCAACCCCGGCACCCTCTCCATCAATGGCCAGCGCGAATCCTCCAACGGATTCATGGTCAACGGAATCAACGTGGAAGAGCCCATGAACGGTGGAACCGCCGTTATCCCCAATCTCGACTCCATCGAGGAGTTCCGCGTCCTTACCACCAACTTCGATCCCGAGTACGGCAACTACAACGGCGGCATCATCACCGTCGTCAGTAAATCCGGGACGAACCGTCTTCACGGCAAAGCATTCGAGTTCTTCCGCAACACCAACCTCGACGCCAAAGGCTACTTCGATCAGACCCGCGCCTCCTTCGACCAGAACCAATACGGCGGAGCCATCGGCGGTCCCATCAAACGCGACAAAATATTCTTCTTCACAGACTTCCAGGGAGCACAAACCACACAAGGCGTCTCAACCGGCAACATCTCAGTCCCCACCGTCTCGCAGCGCAAAGGCAACTTCATCGATCCTTCCTCAAGCAAGAGCACACTCACTGGATGCGTCAGCGGCCCTTATCTGGCCTCGTTACTCTCGCAGGAACTGGGGAGGACAGTTACGGCAAACGATCCCTACTCGGCTCAATCCGTGTGTACGCCTGCCGGTGCAGCGAGCGGCCCCATCGTATTCCCGGATGGAGTAATCCCACAGAGTGCAGTATCCGCTCCAGCAAAGAATCTACTCCAGTACATTCCCTCGCCTAACGTCACCTCCAACGGAGTGCAGAACCAGTTCTCCAGTTCCGCCTTCTCGCAAACCGTCCGCGACGACAAGGGCTCAGTCCGCATCGACGGCAACAGCCGCTTCGGCCAGCTCTCCGCCTACTACTTCATTGACGACTACAGTCTCGACAATCCCTACCCCGGCTCAGTCGCTGGCGCTAGCGTGCCCGGCTTCGACGCCCTCTTCATCGGCAGAGCGCAGCTCTTCTCAGCTAGCGACACAAAGGTGATCGGCGCAAACACCGTCAACGAGTTCCACATTGGCTATCTGCGCAACGCCAACATCATCGGCCAGCCAAAGGGTGGTCTCGGTGTAAGCCTCGCCTCTCAGGGTTTCACCGACCCTGCCAACGGAGGAATCTTCGTCCAGGCCCCACAGTTCGAAGGCATCGAAAACATCACATTCCCGACCTTCGTCATGGGCGTCCCGATTACAAACATTACTCAGACCAACAACACCTACTATCTCAGCGATGGCATCTCCCGCTCCGTCGGTTCGCACACTCTCAAATTTGGCGTACAGTTTCACTCCGATCAGGTCAACGAACATCCCAACGCAACCTTCAACGGCACCTTCAATATCAACGGCACCGAAACCGGAGACCCCTACGCGGACTTTCTCCTCGGCACCCCCAGCAACTTCACACAATCCTCCGGCCAGCCCTTCTATCTTCGCAATCGTTACCTCGGCCTCTACGTGCAGGACAGCTGGCGCGTTCGCAGTGACCTCACCATCAACGCCGGCCTCCGTTGGGATCTCATCGAACCCTGGTCGGAAAAATATAATCAGCTCCAGACCTACATCCCCGGAGAGCAATCGACGCTCTACCCTGGAGCCCCCGAAGGTTTTGTCGTCGCCGGCGATCCCGGAGTCCCCAGCACCATAGCCCCCACCAGCTACAAAAACTTCGCCCCGCGCATCGGCTTCGCCTACACACCAAAATTCGATCAGGGCTTCTGGAGCAAAATCTTCGGCTCCAGCGGCCAGTCCAGCATTCGCGCCAGCTACGGCCTCTTCTACACCGCATTTCCCGGCCTGACCGCAGGCATCATGTACGCCGTGCCACCCTTCGGCTTCAACTATCTCAGCCCCGGTCCACCACTCCTCGCAACGCCCTTCGTCACCGCCGCAACCGGCGTCAACAATGGTCAACGCTTCCCCTTCCCGTTCCCTTCGCACAACGTCTCGGCATCCAATCCCGACAACACTGTCAACTGGGCCAACTTCACTCCCATCGCCGCCGATCCCTTCTTCTACTACCGCAACCGCGCCCCCTACACCAACAACTACATGCTCTCTATCCAACGCCAGATCACGGGCCACACCTTGCTGACTGTGAGCTACGTCGGCAATCAGGGACACCGCATCCTCGCCCTCGTCTCCGCCAACCCCGGTGATCCCGCCCTCTGTCTCAGTCTTCCCGGCTGCGGTCCCTTCGGCGAAGACTCCACCTACACCAACAGTGCCGGTCAAACAGTGCAGGGAACTCGCGTAGGCCAAGGCCCCCACTACGGCGAAAACACCGCCGACAAATCCGTAGCCAGCTCCAACTACAACGCACTCGAGACCACCGTCCGCTACCAGCACCACGGCTCCCAATTCCTTTTCAGCTACACCTACGCCAAGTCCATCGACCAGGGCTCCAGCCTCGGCGAACAGCTCAACCCCATCGACCCCCGCCAAAGCCGCACCATCTCAGCCTGGGACCTCAAGCACAACTTCGTAGCCAGCTACACCTGGGCGCTCCCTCTCGCCACTCTCTTCCGCAAAAGCAACCGCCTCACCGAAGAGTGGAGCCTCTCCGGCGTCGCCCGCTTCGCCTCCGGTTTTCCCGTCACCTTGTTCGACAACTCCGACAACTCCCTCCTCGGCACCCTCGGCAACGGCGCCAACAACTATCTCCTCGACACCCCGCAGTACCTCCCCGGCGCTCTCAAAATCAACACCAACGGTCGCAACGGACGGCCAGCCTTCAACACAGCGCTCTTTCCCGGAGAGCAATTCGGCCAGCTGGGCAACGCCAAACGCCGAGTCTTCTACGGCCCCGGCATCAACAACTTCGACATGGCCCTCCAGAAAAATCTCCGCTTTGCAGAAGCAAGATCTCTCGAGTTCCGCCTCGAGTCTTTCAACACCTTCAACCACGCCCAGTTTTACGGCCCCGCCGCAGTCGACGGACAAGTCGAAGACACGCAAAACTTCGGCAAAATCGTCAGTGCCGCAGCCCCACGTCTGGTTCAGCTCGCAGCCAAGTTCTCCTTCTAA
- a CDS encoding penicillin acylase family protein, whose translation MQNRNSRKPLAVLIAVLLASSTLHAAEDSESARWKQEAASVVITRDDWGIAHIHGTTDADAVFGMEYAQAEDDFNRIETNYINAMGRLAEAEGESRIYQDLRMKLFIDPVELKKQYTASPDWLKTLMTAFADGLNFYLYKHPEVKPRVIHHFEPWMALSFTEGSIGGDIERINLPQLEAFYTNPPAPPASNLTAHEDGPYIHDSDPPEPTGSNGMAIAPSNTRDHHALLLINPHTSFFFRSELQVSSDHDLDAYGAVTWGQFFIYQGFNERAGWMHTSSGVDAVDEYLETIQNKDNRLFYKYGNELRPLTTEQISVPYKTDHGLAEKTFTIYRTHHGPIIRAADGKWISIRLMQEPIKALTQSYIRTKAKDYKSFRQTLELKANSSNNTIFADADGDIAYFHGNFIPRRDTAFDFTKPVDGSNPATDWKGLLAVNELPQLLNPGSGWLYNSNNWPWSGAGISSLRKVDYPAYVETGTETARGLHAIRVLQDKKDFTLDSLIAAAYDSYLPWFDQTIPALLNAYDALPSSDPLKTKLADPIQQLRTWNHRWAIDSLPTSLAIFWGEDIRRNVAREAQKEGLRVEDYLTTNASPEQLLQSFSAATDELASNFGTWKTPWGNINRFQRLTGDIVQPFNDAGPSIPVGFTSSFWGSLASFGARTYPGTKKWYGTSGNSFVAVVEFGEKVHAKAVTAGGESGNPSSPHFNDQAKRYSTGDLRDVYFYPSDLKGHIERQYHPGD comes from the coding sequence ATGCAGAACAGAAACAGTCGTAAGCCTTTGGCCGTACTCATCGCTGTTCTGCTCGCTTCCTCCACTCTTCACGCTGCCGAAGACAGCGAATCCGCGCGCTGGAAGCAAGAAGCGGCGAGCGTCGTCATCACCCGCGATGACTGGGGTATCGCGCACATTCACGGCACCACCGACGCTGATGCCGTCTTCGGTATGGAGTACGCCCAGGCCGAAGACGACTTCAATCGCATCGAGACCAACTACATCAACGCGATGGGCCGCCTCGCCGAAGCCGAAGGCGAATCCCGAATCTACCAAGACCTTCGCATGAAGCTCTTCATCGATCCCGTTGAGCTGAAAAAGCAGTACACAGCCAGCCCCGATTGGCTCAAAACTCTCATGACCGCCTTCGCCGATGGCCTCAACTTCTACCTCTACAAACACCCCGAAGTAAAGCCACGCGTCATCCACCACTTCGAGCCGTGGATGGCCCTCTCTTTCACCGAAGGCAGCATAGGCGGCGATATCGAACGCATCAACCTGCCCCAGCTCGAAGCCTTCTACACGAACCCACCTGCGCCCCCCGCGTCCAATCTCACCGCTCATGAAGACGGTCCCTACATCCACGACAGCGACCCCCCCGAGCCCACCGGCTCCAACGGCATGGCCATCGCCCCTTCGAACACACGCGACCACCACGCCCTCCTCCTCATCAATCCCCACACATCCTTCTTCTTCCGCTCCGAACTCCAAGTGTCCAGCGACCACGACCTCGATGCTTACGGAGCCGTCACCTGGGGCCAGTTCTTCATCTACCAGGGCTTCAACGAGCGAGCTGGCTGGATGCACACCTCCAGCGGCGTCGACGCAGTCGACGAGTATCTCGAGACCATCCAGAACAAAGACAATCGCCTCTTCTACAAATACGGCAACGAACTCCGACCCCTCACCACAGAGCAGATTTCGGTCCCCTACAAAACCGATCACGGCCTCGCCGAAAAGACGTTCACCATCTACCGCACCCATCATGGCCCCATCATCCGCGCGGCAGATGGCAAATGGATCAGCATCCGCCTCATGCAGGAACCAATCAAAGCGCTCACACAGTCCTACATCCGCACCAAGGCAAAAGACTACAAATCCTTCCGCCAGACCCTCGAACTCAAAGCGAACTCCTCCAACAACACCATCTTCGCCGACGCCGACGGCGACATAGCCTACTTCCACGGTAACTTCATCCCCCGCCGCGACACCGCCTTCGACTTCACCAAACCAGTAGATGGCAGCAATCCAGCTACAGATTGGAAGGGCCTTCTCGCCGTCAACGAACTACCCCAGCTTCTCAACCCCGGCAGCGGCTGGCTCTACAACAGCAACAACTGGCCGTGGTCCGGTGCCGGCATCAGCAGCCTGCGCAAGGTCGACTATCCCGCCTACGTCGAAACCGGCACAGAGACCGCTCGCGGCCTTCACGCCATCCGCGTCCTGCAGGACAAAAAAGACTTCACCCTCGACTCGCTCATCGCCGCGGCCTACGACAGCTATCTCCCGTGGTTCGACCAAACCATCCCCGCGCTCCTCAACGCCTACGACGCGCTCCCATCCTCCGACCCCCTCAAGACCAAACTCGCCGATCCCATTCAGCAACTCCGCACGTGGAACCATCGCTGGGCCATCGACTCCCTCCCAACCTCCCTCGCCATATTCTGGGGCGAAGACATTCGCCGCAATGTCGCACGCGAAGCCCAAAAGGAAGGCCTCCGCGTCGAAGACTACCTCACCACCAACGCCTCCCCCGAGCAGCTTCTGCAATCCTTCTCCGCCGCCACCGACGAACTCGCCTCAAACTTCGGCACATGGAAGACCCCGTGGGGCAACATCAATCGCTTCCAGCGCCTCACAGGAGACATCGTCCAACCCTTCAACGACGCCGGCCCCAGCATCCCCGTCGGCTTTACGTCTTCCTTCTGGGGCTCCCTCGCCTCCTTCGGAGCCCGCACCTACCCCGGAACGAAGAAGTGGTACGGCACCAGCGGCAACAGCTTCGTAGCCGTCGTCGAGTTCGGCGAGAAAGTTCACGCGAAGGCCGTCACCGCAGGCGGCGAAAGTGGCAATCCCTCCTCTCCTCACTTCAATGACCAGGCGAAACGCTACAGCACAGGCGACCTACGTGATGTTTACTTCTACCCCTCCGATCTCAAGGGACACATCGAGCGCCAGTACCACCCCGGAGATTAA
- a CDS encoding GntR family transcriptional regulator: MIKLAKIPNLTELTYRSIKQNVLNGTLGELSRLTEESLATQLGISKSPVREALNRLEAEGLVRIEARRGAYVRQFSAKEIKDLYELREVLEMHAIDAANITPKLLSDLSASINRTKKFLKNGNKLEHIEEDMRFHNLITAATGNQELCRVLDNVQQKALLCRSKSYELSATTAPVAHTKIYQALKKDSRREARLAMREHIVFVRERLLATFKTSS; the protein is encoded by the coding sequence ATGATTAAGCTGGCTAAAATCCCAAACCTTACTGAGCTTACCTACCGGAGCATTAAGCAGAATGTGCTGAATGGGACGTTAGGGGAACTATCCCGGCTCACCGAAGAGTCCCTCGCCACCCAACTCGGAATCAGCAAATCTCCCGTACGCGAAGCACTCAATCGATTAGAAGCTGAAGGTCTCGTCCGCATTGAAGCGCGGCGCGGTGCCTACGTTCGTCAGTTCTCCGCGAAAGAGATCAAGGACCTCTACGAGCTTCGCGAAGTTCTCGAGATGCACGCCATCGACGCGGCCAACATCACGCCGAAGTTGCTCAGCGATCTATCAGCCAGCATCAATCGCACCAAGAAGTTTCTCAAGAACGGCAACAAGCTCGAGCACATCGAAGAAGACATGCGGTTTCACAATCTGATCACCGCAGCCACCGGCAACCAGGAGCTTTGCCGCGTCCTCGACAACGTCCAGCAAAAGGCCCTTCTCTGCCGTTCCAAGTCCTACGAACTTTCGGCAACAACTGCTCCCGTCGCTCACACGAAGATCTACCAGGCTCTCAAAAAGGACTCCAGGCGCGAGGCGCGTCTAGCCATGCGCGAGCACATAGTCTTCGTTCGCGAACGCTTACTGGCCACCTTTAAAACATCGAGTTGA